The following proteins are encoded in a genomic region of Hippopotamus amphibius kiboko isolate mHipAmp2 chromosome 8, mHipAmp2.hap2, whole genome shotgun sequence:
- the THAP4 gene encoding peroxynitrite isomerase THAP4 isoform X2, which yields MAKPESRQLKRAAPQSRGAARAARAAAGPERARQPLEGRTDDSLASATTSGGWGGARACAVDAGEEATSPDGGLVDRSGVSVHDFTPPGSGACKFIGSLHSYSFSSKHARERPAVPREPVDRKRPKRDAEPGCSASSPGPDKGLAQSPPRAPPAASSSLTATPQKPVQGPSAPPTDVTPKPAAEAVQSEHSDASPMSINEVILSASGACKLIDSLHSYCFSSRQSKSQVCCLREQVEKKNGELRTLRQRVSRSDSQVRELREKLDQLRRLGLPHLSSLLPTGREPPRMNPVVEPLSWMLGTWLSDPPGAGTFPTLQPFQYLEEVHISHVGQPMLNFSFNAFHPDTHKPMHRECGFIRLEPDTNKVAFVSAQNTGIVEVEEGEVNGQELSIASHSIARISFSKEPHVEQITRKFRLNSEGKLEQTVSMATTTQPMTQHLHVTYKKVTP from the exons ATGGCCAAGCCCGAGTCCCGCCAGCTGAAGCGGGCTGCGCCGCAGAGCAGAGGCGCAGCCAGGGCCGCCCGGGCGGCCGCCGGTCCAGAGCGGGCCCGGCAGCCTCTGGAAGGACGCACAGATGACAGTCTGGCCTCCGCCACCACGTCCGGCGGCTGGGGAGGAGCCCGCGCGTGTGCTGTGGACGCTGGCGAGGAGGCCACCTCCCCGGACGGGGGCCTGGTGGACAGGAGCGGCGTGTCCGTGCATGACTTCACCCCCCCGGGGTCCGGGGCCTGCAAGTTCATCGGCTCGCTGCATTCCTACAGTTTCTCCTCCAAGCACGCCCGCGAGAGGCCGGCCGTGCCGCGGGAGCCTGTGGACCGGAAGAGACCGAAGAGAGACGCAGAGCCCGGCTGCAGCGCCAGCAGCCCGGGGCCCGACAAGGGGCTGGCGCAGAGCCCTCCACGCGCGCCCCCCGCGGCGAGCTCGTCGCTCACGGCCACGCCGCAGAAGCCCGTGCAGGGCCCCTCGGCGCCGCCGACCGACGTGACCCCAAAGCCCGCGGCCGAGGCCGTGCAGAGCGAGCACAGCGACGCCAGCCCCATGTCCATCAACGAGGTCATCCTGTCGGCGTCGGGGGCCTGCAAGCTCATCGACTCGCTGCACTCCTACTGCTTCTCCTCCCGCCAGAGCAAGAGCCAGGTGTGCTGCCTGCGGGAGCAGGTGGAGAAGAAGAACGGCGAGCTGAGGACCCTGCGCCAGAGGGTCAGCCGCTCGGACAGCCAGGTGCGCGAGCTGCGCGAGAAGCTGGACCAGCTGCGGAGGCTGGGCCTCCCCCACCTGAGCAGCCTGCTGCCCACCGGCCGCG AACCCCCCAGGATGAACCCCGTGGTGGAGCCACTGTCCTGGATGCTGGGCACCTGGCTGTCAGACCCGCCGGGAGCCGGGACCTTCCCGACCCTGCAGCCCTTCCAGTACCTGGAGGAGGTGCACATCTCGCACGTGGGCCAGCCCATGCTGAACTTCTC GTTCAACGCCTTCCACCCGGACACGCACAAGCCCATGCACAGGGAATGTGGCTTCATCCGCCTGGAGCCCGACACCAACAAGGTGGCCTTCGTCAGTGCCCAGAACACAG GCAtcgtggaggtggaggagggcgAGGTGAACGGGCAGGAGCTGAGCATCGCGTCCCACTCCATCGCCAGGATCTCCTTCTCCAAGGAGCCGCACGTGGAGCAG
- the THAP4 gene encoding peroxynitrite isomerase THAP4 isoform X1, with the protein MSPQGAAGPGAPPPAPDAASRGLRSVRCRGARARRGLGRAAGRRAAGRRHLAVRREPRGRLPRLAAVSPRALPSGRSRSGLGAARRGEARAAARRRRGGPRPEMVICCAAANCSNRQGKGEKRAVSFHRFPLKDSKRLIQWLKAVQRDNWTPTKYSFLCSEHFTKDSFSKRLEDQHRLLKPTAVPSIFHLAEKKRGAGGHGRPRRKDARKASGAVRAHTSDIGDEKAAAGSSSSSSSESPMAKPESRQLKRAAPQSRGAARAARAAAGPERARQPLEGRTDDSLASATTSGGWGGARACAVDAGEEATSPDGGLVDRSGVSVHDFTPPGSGACKFIGSLHSYSFSSKHARERPAVPREPVDRKRPKRDAEPGCSASSPGPDKGLAQSPPRAPPAASSSLTATPQKPVQGPSAPPTDVTPKPAAEAVQSEHSDASPMSINEVILSASGACKLIDSLHSYCFSSRQSKSQVCCLREQVEKKNGELRTLRQRVSRSDSQVRELREKLDQLRRLGLPHLSSLLPTGREPPRMNPVVEPLSWMLGTWLSDPPGAGTFPTLQPFQYLEEVHISHVGQPMLNFSFNAFHPDTHKPMHRECGFIRLEPDTNKVAFVSAQNTGIVEVEEGEVNGQELSIASHSIARISFSKEPHVEQITRKFRLNSEGKLEQTVSMATTTQPMTQHLHVTYKKVTP; encoded by the exons ATGTCGCCGCAGGGCGCCGCCGGCCCCGgggcgcccccgcccgccccagaCGCCGCGAGCCGCGGGCTGCGCTCCGTCCGGTGCCGGGGAGCCCGGGCGCGCCGAGGGCTGGGCCGGGCggccgggcggcgggcggccggGCGCCGCCATCTTGCCGTACGGCGGGAGCCGCGGGGCCGGCTCCCACGTCTCGCAGCCGTGTCGCCGCGCGCCCTCCCCTCGGGGCGGTCCCGCTCGGGGCTCGGCgcggcgaggcgaggcgaggcgagggcCGCAGcccggcggcggcgcggcggcccGAGGCCCGAGATGGTGATCTGCTGCGCGGCCGCGAACTGCTCCAACCGGCAGGGCAAGGGGGAGAAGCGCGCCGTCTCCTTCCACAG ATTTCCCCTAAAGGACTCAAAACGTCTGATCCAGTGGTTGAAGGCTGTCCAGAGGGATAACTGGACCCCCACCAAGTATTCTTTCCTCTGTAGTGAACATTTCACCAAGGACAGCTTCTCCAAGAGACTGGAAGACCAGCACCGCCTGCTCAAGCCCACGGCCGTGCCGTCCATCTTCCACCTGGCCGAGAAGAAAAGGGGGGCCGGAGGCCATGGCCGCCCCCGGAGGAAGGACGCCAGGAAGGCCTCGGGGGCTGTGAGGGCACACACGAGCGACATCGGGGACGAGAAGGCAGCTGCAGGGTCTTCGTCGTCATCCTCCAGTGAAAGCCCCATGGCCAAGCCCGAGTCCCGCCAGCTGAAGCGGGCTGCGCCGCAGAGCAGAGGCGCAGCCAGGGCCGCCCGGGCGGCCGCCGGTCCAGAGCGGGCCCGGCAGCCTCTGGAAGGACGCACAGATGACAGTCTGGCCTCCGCCACCACGTCCGGCGGCTGGGGAGGAGCCCGCGCGTGTGCTGTGGACGCTGGCGAGGAGGCCACCTCCCCGGACGGGGGCCTGGTGGACAGGAGCGGCGTGTCCGTGCATGACTTCACCCCCCCGGGGTCCGGGGCCTGCAAGTTCATCGGCTCGCTGCATTCCTACAGTTTCTCCTCCAAGCACGCCCGCGAGAGGCCGGCCGTGCCGCGGGAGCCTGTGGACCGGAAGAGACCGAAGAGAGACGCAGAGCCCGGCTGCAGCGCCAGCAGCCCGGGGCCCGACAAGGGGCTGGCGCAGAGCCCTCCACGCGCGCCCCCCGCGGCGAGCTCGTCGCTCACGGCCACGCCGCAGAAGCCCGTGCAGGGCCCCTCGGCGCCGCCGACCGACGTGACCCCAAAGCCCGCGGCCGAGGCCGTGCAGAGCGAGCACAGCGACGCCAGCCCCATGTCCATCAACGAGGTCATCCTGTCGGCGTCGGGGGCCTGCAAGCTCATCGACTCGCTGCACTCCTACTGCTTCTCCTCCCGCCAGAGCAAGAGCCAGGTGTGCTGCCTGCGGGAGCAGGTGGAGAAGAAGAACGGCGAGCTGAGGACCCTGCGCCAGAGGGTCAGCCGCTCGGACAGCCAGGTGCGCGAGCTGCGCGAGAAGCTGGACCAGCTGCGGAGGCTGGGCCTCCCCCACCTGAGCAGCCTGCTGCCCACCGGCCGCG AACCCCCCAGGATGAACCCCGTGGTGGAGCCACTGTCCTGGATGCTGGGCACCTGGCTGTCAGACCCGCCGGGAGCCGGGACCTTCCCGACCCTGCAGCCCTTCCAGTACCTGGAGGAGGTGCACATCTCGCACGTGGGCCAGCCCATGCTGAACTTCTC GTTCAACGCCTTCCACCCGGACACGCACAAGCCCATGCACAGGGAATGTGGCTTCATCCGCCTGGAGCCCGACACCAACAAGGTGGCCTTCGTCAGTGCCCAGAACACAG GCAtcgtggaggtggaggagggcgAGGTGAACGGGCAGGAGCTGAGCATCGCGTCCCACTCCATCGCCAGGATCTCCTTCTCCAAGGAGCCGCACGTGGAGCAG